In the genome of Verrucomicrobiia bacterium, the window TAACATTCTGGGCAGCGCGGTCGAGGGGCCGCTGATGTTCCCGGGCATTACCTCGGGAAAGATCAATCCCTGGTGCTACAATTCGTCCACGCCCACCAATAATCCCAATTCGTACGATTTATGGATTGATGTCCTTGTAGCGGGTCAGACCAACCGCATCTGCAACTGGAATCCGCAGTGGCTGGTAGTGTACTAGGCGTTTTATGTTCATGCTCTTCTCAACTCGGTCCGGCGCTCCTCGCAGGCGCTTGCGAGTCCGATGGCGCAACTGCGCCTGGCGCCCCCGCCTCTCGTTCCGCGCCCGCCCGCTCCCAAACCTTTTTGTTTTCGCGCCGCCGACCGGCTGCCAGGTTTTTCGCTCGGTCCGCGGACAATCCGCGTTGCGCGCATGGCACAGCGCTGTCCTGGCAGGCGCGCCCGGCACGGCCTTGGAGCTTGCAGCCGTTCAAACCTCGCCCGTTCATCATTCAACCAGCAATCCTCTTTATGAATCCTGTTTCTGATAGGGCTTTCACACCTGCGCGGCCACCGAGCAAGCGCCCGGCGCTGCTTTTCACGCGATGGCCATGGCGCGGCGGACGCGGGTTCACTCTCATCGAACTGCTCGTCGTTATCGCCATCATCGCCATCTTAGCCGCCATGCTGCTGCCGGCACTGGCCGCCGCCAAGCGGAAGGCAAAAGTAAAACAGGCCCAACTAGAAATCAGCCAGATAGCCGCCGCCATCCGCGATTACGAACAGGCCTATAATCGCTTCCCAATTTCGACTCTGTCCTACGGCCTGGCCGCCGCCCAGCACGAGGACTTTACCTATGGGGGGGTATTCCAAACCCCGACAGGACCTTTGACTCTCAAGCCAATCTTCGGCAACGCCGTTGTGTTCAATTCCGAAGTAATGTCCGTCTTGCTCGACATGGAATATTTCCCGGGCGCTCCGACGATACCGACAATTAACAAGGGTCATGTCAAAAACCCGCAGCGCACCCGTTTCCTTAACGCCAACATGGTAAATACAAACCAGCCCGGTATCGGACCCGACCTCGTCTATCGCGACCCGTGGGGCGACCCCTATATCATTACCATTGACTGCAACAGCGATGACAAAGCGCGGGATGCTTTTTATCGGCTTGCGGCGGTTTCGGCGGACCCGCTTTCCGTTTCCATTCCGAAAGCCGGATTGAATGGACTCATATACGGCGGAATCGACGCCAGCGGGCAGCCCTGCTACGAGGCCACTTCTCCTGTGATGGTCTGGTCGGCCGGCCCCGACAAGATGATCGACCCTGGCCACAACGCGAATTTTGGGGTGAATAAGGACAATATCCTGAGCTGGAAACAGTAAATTGTGAATGATCGACGGACAGTTGTACCGCAGTTCGAAGTTGGACGTTCGAAGTTGGACGTTGAATGTTCGAAATTTGAGGTTGGATGTTCAGCGCCTGGCGGCCAACGGACTGAACATCGAACATTCAACGTCGAACATTCAACATCGAACCCTCGCCGGCAGTTCAATGTTCAATGTTCAACGTTCAACGTTCAATGTTCAATGCCTCCCGGCGCCGAAGCAGCCGAAAATCAAAAATCAACCCCCCTCGCCTTCACCCTCCTCGAGCTCCTGGCCGTCATCGCCATCATTGGCCTCATCGCCGCCATCGCGGTGCCCACACTCAGCAAGTTCAGACCCAATTACAGCGCCTCGGCCACACGCCAGTTGCTCGATGACCTCGCCCGCGCCCGCCAACTGGCCATCAGCCAGCGCACAACGGTCTTTATGGTCTTTGTCCCCACCAATTTTTGGAATGACCCGGCTTTCAATCAGGCTTGGGCGGCCCTCAAGCCTTCCCGGTGCACCAATCTCCTGGCCAAGCAGGCCATCGGCTACAACTTCGTCTCCCTGCGCAGCATTGGCGACCAGCCGGGTCGGCCCACAGCCCGCTACCTGGGTTCCTGGAAAACCCTTCCGGAAGGCGCTTTCATTGATCCATTGAAGTTCGCTCCGAACAATTACTTCTTCTGGGTGTACACCAACGACGCCAACCTGAACCCGGTCCCTGGCTTTCGCGTCGCTGGCTTTGACGAAACCACTTCAATCCCTTTCCCGTCGGAGGATGCCCCCGTAGCAAGGCCGCGCGCGCCCTATGTTACCGTTCCATTTATTGCATTCGATTACACCGGGGCTTTGGTCTCGGGCGACCCGCGATTTCCTGAGGTCATTCCTTTGTCCCGTGGCGTTGTCTCCTTTGCGCACGGCCCGGACCGCCGGCCAACCGAGGCGGTGCCCTCCTTTACCGAGCAACCGGTCGGCAACGCAACCAACGGCGCCAGCTTTAGCCTGGTTTATATCGACAGACTCACCGGGCGCGCCCGGGCCGTCCAAGCGGAGGTCAGATGAAGACGGGCAACCATTGCGAAAGACCGCTGCCGATGAACCGGCGCAGCCTGCTGGCCTTTACGATGATCGAGATCGTCATCTCCCTGGCTGTCATCGGCTTCGCCCTGGTGGCCATCATCGGCGTGCTGCCCTTGGGCATGGACGTGCAAAAACAGAACCGGCAGGAAACGATCATCAACCAGGACGCCAGCGTATGGTTGGACGCCCTGCGCAATGGCCAACGCGGCATGGATGACCTGACCAATTACGTCATGGCCGTTACGAACTTCGGCGCGAGTTACAATGCCGCCGGCCAGTTTGTCACGCGGCGAACCGATTGGTACACGCCCACCAACTCGTCCATGAACCCCCAGTTCCCGCTTACTAATGGGTTC includes:
- a CDS encoding prepilin-type N-terminal cleavage/methylation domain-containing protein, translated to MNPVSDRAFTPARPPSKRPALLFTRWPWRGGRGFTLIELLVVIAIIAILAAMLLPALAAAKRKAKVKQAQLEISQIAAAIRDYEQAYNRFPISTLSYGLAAAQHEDFTYGGVFQTPTGPLTLKPIFGNAVVFNSEVMSVLLDMEYFPGAPTIPTINKGHVKNPQRTRFLNANMVNTNQPGIGPDLVYRDPWGDPYIITIDCNSDDKARDAFYRLAAVSADPLSVSIPKAGLNGLIYGGIDASGQPCYEATSPVMVWSAGPDKMIDPGHNANFGVNKDNILSWKQ
- a CDS encoding prepilin-type N-terminal cleavage/methylation domain-containing protein, whose protein sequence is MPPGAEAAENQKSTPLAFTLLELLAVIAIIGLIAAIAVPTLSKFRPNYSASATRQLLDDLARARQLAISQRTTVFMVFVPTNFWNDPAFNQAWAALKPSRCTNLLAKQAIGYNFVSLRSIGDQPGRPTARYLGSWKTLPEGAFIDPLKFAPNNYFFWVYTNDANLNPVPGFRVAGFDETTSIPFPSEDAPVARPRAPYVTVPFIAFDYTGALVSGDPRFPEVIPLSRGVVSFAHGPDRRPTEAVPSFTEQPVGNATNGASFSLVYIDRLTGRARAVQAEVR